A genome region from Bradyrhizobium commune includes the following:
- a CDS encoding GcrA family cell cycle regulator: MTVLTWSDDRVEQLKKLWEAGLSASQIAAELGNVTRNAVIGKVHRLGLSGRAKSPSSAAPRPRKARPAQHMMRVSRPIARGNTALAQAFEIEVEAEPVTYDNVVPMSQRLSLLELNEATCHWPVGDPSSPDFFFCGGKALSGLPYCAQHSRVAYQPAADRRRAPAKPPR; encoded by the coding sequence ATGACGGTTTTGACCTGGTCCGACGATCGCGTCGAGCAGTTGAAAAAGCTCTGGGAAGCAGGACTTTCGGCCAGCCAGATCGCGGCCGAGCTCGGCAATGTGACCCGTAACGCCGTGATCGGCAAGGTGCACCGGCTCGGCCTGTCCGGCCGTGCCAAGAGCCCGTCGTCGGCGGCTCCCCGGCCGCGCAAGGCGCGTCCCGCGCAGCATATGATGCGGGTGAGCCGTCCCATTGCGCGCGGCAACACCGCCTTGGCGCAGGCCTTCGAGATCGAGGTCGAGGCCGAACCGGTCACCTACGACAACGTGGTGCCGATGAGCCAGCGGCTGTCGCTGCTGGAGCTGAACGAGGCGACCTGCCACTGGCCGGTCGGCGATCCCTCGAGCCCGGATTTCTTCTTCTGCGGCGGCAAGGCGCTCTCCGGCCTGCCCTATTGCGCCCAGCATTCGCGGGTGGCGTATCAACCGGCCGCGGATCGGCGGCGGGCGCCCGCGAAGCCGCCGCGCTGA
- the phoB gene encoding phosphate regulon transcriptional regulator PhoB, whose translation MGARIMVVEDEEALTELLRYNLEGDGYDVETVMRGDDADTRLKEHIPDLIVLDWMLPGLSGIELCRRLRARSDTKQLPIIMLTARGEESERVRGLATGADDYIVKPFSVPELLARVKGLLRRASPERLATVLAFGDIELDREKRRVARSGRPIDLGPTEYRLLEFFLEHPGRVFSREQLLDSVWGRDIYIDERTVDVHIGRLRKLLNLGREQDPIRTVRGAGYALDDRFAKAEQT comes from the coding sequence ATGGGCGCACGCATTATGGTGGTTGAAGACGAGGAAGCTCTGACCGAGCTTCTGCGTTACAACCTCGAAGGCGACGGCTATGACGTCGAGACGGTGATGCGCGGCGACGACGCCGACACCCGTCTCAAGGAGCACATCCCCGATCTGATCGTGCTCGACTGGATGCTGCCGGGTCTCTCCGGCATCGAGCTGTGCCGACGGCTGCGCGCCCGGTCCGACACCAAGCAGCTGCCGATCATCATGCTGACCGCACGCGGCGAGGAGAGCGAGCGGGTTCGCGGGCTCGCGACCGGCGCCGACGACTACATCGTCAAGCCGTTCTCGGTCCCCGAGCTTTTGGCCCGCGTGAAAGGCCTGCTGCGGCGCGCAAGCCCCGAGCGGCTCGCCACGGTGCTCGCTTTCGGCGACATCGAGCTCGACCGTGAAAAGCGCCGCGTGGCGCGCTCGGGCCGGCCGATCGATCTTGGCCCGACCGAATATCGCCTGCTCGAGTTCTTCCTGGAGCATCCCGGTCGCGTGTTCTCGCGCGAGCAGCTGCTCGACAGCGTCTGGGGCCGCGACATCTATATCGACGAGCGCACCGTCGACGTGCATATCGGCCGCCTGCGCAAGCTGCTCAATCTCGGCCGCGAGCAGGACCCGATCCGCACCGTCCGCGGCGCCGGCTATGCGCTGGATGATCGGTTCGCGAAGGCCGAGCAGACGTAA
- the phoU gene encoding phosphate signaling complex protein PhoU → MGSEHTAKAFDSDLQELTRLVAEMGGLAERMIVDSVDALIRRDVALGQRVVATDVEIDALQKKIEERAVLTIARRQPMAVDLREIVGAMRVATDLERIGDLAKNMGKRVAALETDFHPLKLFRGLEHMTDLVQQQVKSVLDAYAAHDLPAAMAVWKGDEEVDAICTSLFRELLTYMMEDPRNISFCIHLMFCAKNIERIGDHATNIAETVFYMIEGQAITDKRPKGDMTTFAAPVPNT, encoded by the coding sequence ATGGGTTCGGAACATACCGCAAAAGCCTTCGACTCCGACCTTCAGGAGCTGACCCGGCTGGTCGCCGAGATGGGCGGCCTCGCCGAGCGCATGATCGTCGATTCCGTCGACGCGCTGATCCGGCGCGACGTCGCGCTCGGCCAGCGCGTGGTCGCAACCGACGTCGAGATCGACGCGCTCCAGAAGAAGATCGAGGAACGCGCCGTGCTCACCATCGCCCGCCGCCAGCCGATGGCGGTCGATTTGCGCGAGATCGTCGGCGCCATGCGGGTTGCGACCGATCTCGAGCGGATCGGCGACCTCGCCAAGAACATGGGCAAGCGCGTCGCGGCGCTGGAGACCGATTTTCATCCGCTGAAGCTGTTCCGCGGCCTCGAGCACATGACCGATCTCGTGCAGCAGCAGGTCAAGTCGGTGCTGGACGCCTATGCCGCGCACGATCTGCCGGCGGCGATGGCGGTGTGGAAGGGCGACGAGGAAGTCGACGCCATCTGCACCTCGCTGTTCCGCGAGCTCCTCACCTACATGATGGAGGATCCGCGCAATATCTCGTTCTGCATTCACCTGATGTTCTGCGCCAAGAACATCGAGCGGATCGGCGACCATGCCACCAACATCGCCGAGACGGTGTTCTACATGATCGAAGGTCAGGCCATCACCGACAAGCGGCCGAAGGGCGACATGACGACCTTCGCCGCGCCGGTCCCGAATACGTAA
- the pstB gene encoding phosphate ABC transporter ATP-binding protein PstB, whose product MSDLSVSMSASGGLPQAPTLPEAPAKVTVRNLNFYYGEHHALKNINLVLGANRVTAFIGPSGCGKSTLLRIFNRMYDLYPGQRVTGQLMLDQTNVLDPKLDLNLLRARVGMVFQKPTPFPMTIYENIAFGIRLYEKISKSEMDDRVEKALRGGALWNEVKDKLNASGLSLSGGQQQRLCIARTVAVRPEVILFDEPCSALDPISTAKVEELIQELSENYTIAIVTHNMQQAARVSDKTAFMYLGELIEFDDTSKIFTSPTDRRTQDYITGRFG is encoded by the coding sequence ATGAGTGATCTTTCCGTATCGATGAGCGCGTCCGGTGGACTGCCCCAGGCCCCCACGCTGCCCGAAGCCCCCGCCAAGGTGACGGTGCGCAACCTCAACTTCTATTACGGCGAGCACCATGCGCTGAAGAACATCAACCTGGTGCTCGGCGCCAACCGTGTCACGGCGTTCATCGGGCCTTCCGGCTGCGGCAAGTCGACCCTGCTGCGCATCTTCAACCGGATGTACGACCTCTATCCGGGCCAGCGCGTCACCGGCCAGCTCATGCTGGACCAGACCAACGTCCTCGACCCCAAGCTCGACCTCAATCTGCTGCGCGCGCGCGTCGGCATGGTGTTCCAGAAGCCGACGCCGTTCCCGATGACGATCTACGAGAACATCGCCTTCGGCATCCGTCTCTACGAGAAGATCTCGAAGTCCGAGATGGACGACCGCGTCGAGAAGGCGCTGCGCGGCGGCGCGCTGTGGAACGAGGTCAAGGACAAGTTGAATGCGAGCGGCCTGTCGCTCTCCGGCGGCCAGCAGCAGCGCCTCTGCATCGCCCGTACCGTCGCGGTGCGGCCCGAGGTGATCCTGTTCGACGAGCCCTGCTCGGCGCTCGATCCGATCTCGACCGCCAAGGTCGAGGAGCTGATCCAGGAATTGAGCGAGAACTACACCATCGCGATCGTCACCCACAACATGCAGCAGGCGGCGCGCGTCTCCGACAAGACCGCGTTCATGTATCTCGGCGAGCTGATCGAGTTCGACGACACCAGCAAGATCTTCACGTCGCCGACCGACCGGCGCACGCAGGATTACATCACCGGCCGGTTCGGCTGA
- the pstA gene encoding phosphate ABC transporter permease PstA, producing MNPIYVRRRRKDIVIRGLCIGAAAFGVTWLALILITLLYNGVAGLSPELFVADTPPPGSTEGGLRNAIVGSIIMTVIGVGIGAPLGMFAGTYLAEYGRNDKLTSVIRFINDILLSAPSIIIGLFIYGAVVVPMRGFSAIAGCLALAVIVIPVVLRTTEDMLLLVPNALREAASALGLPRSLVIKRIAYRAARSGLITGVLLATARVAGETAPLLFTALSNQFFSLSLNKTMANLPVTINNFVQSPYAYWKQLAWSGALLITLTVLALNIGARILGAERTAK from the coding sequence ATGAACCCGATTTACGTACGCCGCCGCCGCAAGGACATCGTCATCCGCGGGCTCTGCATCGGTGCCGCCGCCTTCGGCGTCACCTGGCTTGCGCTGATCCTGATCACGCTGCTCTACAACGGCGTGGCCGGTCTCAGCCCAGAGTTATTCGTCGCCGACACTCCGCCTCCGGGCTCGACCGAAGGCGGCCTGCGCAACGCGATCGTCGGTTCGATCATCATGACCGTGATCGGCGTCGGCATCGGCGCGCCGCTCGGCATGTTCGCCGGCACCTACCTCGCCGAGTACGGCCGCAACGACAAGCTGACCTCGGTGATCCGCTTCATCAACGACATCCTGCTCTCGGCGCCCTCGATCATCATCGGCCTGTTCATCTACGGCGCGGTGGTGGTGCCGATGCGCGGCTTCTCGGCGATCGCCGGCTGTCTCGCGCTCGCCGTCATCGTGATCCCGGTGGTGCTGCGCACGACCGAGGACATGCTGCTGCTGGTGCCGAACGCGCTGCGCGAGGCGGCCTCCGCGCTCGGCCTGCCGCGCTCGCTGGTGATCAAGCGCATCGCCTATCGCGCCGCCCGTTCCGGCCTCATCACCGGCGTGCTGCTTGCCACCGCCCGCGTCGCCGGCGAGACCGCGCCGCTGCTCTTCACCGCGCTGTCGAACCAGTTCTTCAGCCTGAGCCTGAACAAGACGATGGCGAACCTGCCGGTCACCATCAACAACTTCGTGCAGAGCCCCTACGCCTATTGGAAGCAGCTCGCCTGGAGTGGCGCGCTGCTCATCACCCTGACCGTGCTTGCCCTGAATATTGGCGCGCGCATCCTTGGCGCCGAAAGGACCGCAAAATGA
- the pstC gene encoding phosphate ABC transporter permease subunit PstC, whose protein sequence is MAVESNVVDAAGPYDRAKALSAFKLGDLTFYWITRISAISVLLILGGIILSLIVGAFPAMKEYGFAFLWTQRWAPSADPPVLGALGPMYGTLVTSFIAMLIAIPVGLGIAIFLTELCPQWLRRPIGMAVELLAGIPSIIYGMWGFFVLGPFLANTFQPFMIKIFDGVPVLGAIFAGPPSYLSLFNAALILAIMVLPFITSISVDVFKTVPPVLKEAAYGVGCTTWEVVRSVVIPYTRVGIIGGVMLALGRALGETMAVTFIIGNSFRISSSIFAPGTTISAAIASEFAESDGLHQSGLILLGLLLFVLTFFVLAGARLMLLRLEKKAGK, encoded by the coding sequence ATGGCTGTCGAGAGCAATGTAGTTGACGCCGCCGGACCGTATGATCGCGCCAAGGCCTTGAGCGCGTTCAAGCTCGGTGACCTCACTTTTTACTGGATCACGCGCATCAGCGCGATCTCGGTGCTTCTCATTCTCGGCGGCATCATCCTGTCGCTGATCGTCGGCGCCTTCCCGGCGATGAAGGAATACGGCTTCGCGTTCCTGTGGACGCAGCGCTGGGCGCCGTCCGCCGATCCGCCCGTGCTCGGCGCGCTCGGCCCGATGTATGGCACGCTCGTGACCTCTTTCATCGCGATGCTGATCGCGATCCCGGTCGGTCTCGGCATCGCGATCTTCCTGACCGAGCTCTGCCCGCAATGGCTGCGCCGCCCGATCGGCATGGCCGTCGAGCTGCTCGCCGGCATCCCCTCGATCATCTACGGCATGTGGGGCTTCTTCGTGCTCGGCCCGTTCCTGGCCAACACCTTCCAGCCCTTCATGATCAAGATCTTCGACGGCGTCCCGGTCCTCGGCGCGATCTTCGCCGGTCCGCCGTCCTATCTCAGCCTGTTCAACGCCGCGCTGATCCTCGCCATCATGGTGCTGCCCTTCATCACCTCGATCTCGGTCGACGTGTTCAAGACGGTGCCGCCGGTGCTGAAAGAGGCCGCCTACGGCGTCGGCTGCACCACCTGGGAAGTCGTCCGCAGCGTGGTGATCCCCTATACCCGCGTCGGCATCATCGGCGGCGTCATGCTGGCGCTCGGCCGCGCGCTCGGCGAGACCATGGCGGTGACCTTCATCATCGGCAACTCGTTCCGGATCTCGTCCTCGATCTTCGCGCCCGGCACCACGATCTCGGCGGCGATCGCGAGCGAGTTCGCCGAGAGCGACGGTCTGCACCAGTCCGGCCTGATCCTGCTCGGCTTGCTGCTGTTCGTGCTGACGTTCTTCGTGCTCGCCGGCGCGCGGCTGATGCTGCTGCGTCTCGAGAAGAAGGCGGGGAAGTAA
- the pstS gene encoding phosphate ABC transporter substrate-binding protein PstS, whose translation MNFIKTIVAAGLVAATTTAAFAADITGAGATFPFPVYSKWADAYKKETGNGLNYQSIGSGGGIKQIQAKTVTFGASDAPLKAEQLEKDGLVQWPMVMGAIVPVVNIEGVKAGDMVFDGETLANIYLGKITKWDDAAIKKLNPNVKLPSDAITVVRRSDGSGTTFNFTNYLSKASADWKSKVGEGTAVEWPVGVGAKGNEGVSGNISQTKNSIGYVEYAYAKQNKLTYTGLVNKAGKTVQPTVEAFQAAASNADWAKAPGYYVILTDQPGDKSWPITAATFILMHKEPADKAASKEALKFFAWAFKNGAKAAEELDYIPMPDSVVTLIEKTWSADIKS comes from the coding sequence ATGAATTTCATCAAAACTATCGTCGCTGCTGGCTTGGTCGCCGCAACGACGACGGCGGCTTTTGCTGCCGACATCACGGGTGCCGGTGCGACCTTCCCCTTCCCGGTCTATTCGAAGTGGGCTGACGCCTACAAGAAGGAGACCGGCAACGGTCTGAATTACCAGTCGATCGGTTCCGGCGGCGGCATCAAGCAGATCCAGGCCAAGACCGTGACCTTCGGCGCCAGCGACGCGCCGCTCAAGGCCGAGCAGCTCGAGAAGGACGGCCTGGTGCAGTGGCCGATGGTGATGGGCGCGATCGTTCCCGTCGTCAACATCGAGGGCGTCAAGGCTGGCGACATGGTGTTCGATGGCGAGACGCTCGCCAACATCTATCTCGGCAAGATCACCAAGTGGGACGACGCCGCAATCAAGAAGCTCAATCCGAACGTGAAGCTGCCGTCGGACGCGATCACCGTGGTCCGCCGCTCGGACGGTTCGGGCACCACCTTCAACTTCACCAACTATCTCTCCAAGGCCAGCGCCGACTGGAAGAGCAAGGTCGGTGAGGGCACCGCCGTCGAGTGGCCGGTTGGCGTCGGCGCCAAGGGCAACGAGGGCGTGTCGGGCAACATCAGCCAGACCAAGAACTCGATCGGCTACGTCGAGTACGCCTATGCCAAGCAGAACAAGCTGACCTATACCGGCCTCGTCAACAAGGCTGGCAAGACGGTGCAGCCGACGGTCGAGGCGTTCCAGGCGGCCGCTTCCAACGCCGACTGGGCCAAGGCTCCCGGCTACTACGTCATCCTGACCGACCAGCCCGGCGACAAGTCCTGGCCGATCACGGCTGCGACCTTCATCCTGATGCACAAGGAGCCGGCTGATAAGGCGGCGTCGAAGGAAGCCCTCAAGTTCTTCGCCTGGGCGTTCAAGAACGGCGCCAAGGCTGCCGAGGAACTCGACTACATCCCGATGCCCGACAGCGTCGTGACCCTGATCGAGAAGACCTGGTCGGCCGACATCAAGAGCTGA
- a CDS encoding ATP-binding protein has product MAIDAPSSPSVQPWSDRLRHSTIILIAAALALSVVVSLGELSVVRAVTVFLCIAAAALIPWRLHDTAASREDTRRVNPVESAPVAAVVAGMPDPAVLLDRAGRVIHLNAAAAQLAPALRKNELAQFALRSPEIITALRESIATTEPRRATYLDHVPVDRWMELIITPVPVPTNFGGADKCMLMTFHDQTPLRRVEEMRADFVANASHELRTPLAALSGFIDTLQGQAKDDPKARERFLGIMHNQATRMARLIDDLLSLSRVELSAHVRPDTLVDLLPIILQVADGLEPLARERQVDVETNLPQAPVMIAGDREELLRLFENLIENALKYGASGGRVIVSLTATPVPDGTQEIKVMVRDFGPGIAPEHLPRLTERFYRVDVGDSRSQGGTGLGLSLVKHILNRHRGRLLIESVPKQGAVFTACFPQVKTSVAS; this is encoded by the coding sequence ATGGCGATCGACGCTCCCTCGTCTCCCTCGGTCCAGCCCTGGTCCGACCGGCTGCGGCATTCGACCATCATCCTGATCGCCGCGGCGCTGGCGCTCTCGGTCGTGGTTTCGCTCGGCGAATTATCGGTGGTGCGGGCGGTGACGGTATTCCTCTGCATCGCGGCCGCGGCGCTGATCCCCTGGCGGCTGCATGATACCGCCGCCTCGCGCGAGGACACCCGTCGTGTCAATCCGGTCGAAAGCGCGCCAGTGGCCGCGGTCGTCGCGGGCATGCCGGATCCTGCGGTGCTGCTCGACCGCGCCGGCCGGGTCATCCATCTCAACGCCGCCGCCGCCCAGCTCGCGCCGGCGCTGCGCAAGAACGAGCTCGCGCAATTCGCGCTGCGCTCGCCGGAGATCATCACGGCGCTGCGCGAGTCGATTGCGACCACCGAGCCGCGGCGGGCGACCTATCTCGACCATGTCCCGGTCGACCGCTGGATGGAGCTGATCATCACGCCGGTGCCGGTGCCGACCAATTTCGGCGGCGCCGACAAATGCATGCTGATGACCTTCCACGACCAGACGCCGCTGCGCCGGGTCGAGGAGATGCGCGCCGACTTCGTCGCCAATGCCAGCCACGAGCTGCGCACGCCGCTCGCCGCGCTCTCCGGCTTCATCGATACGCTCCAGGGCCAGGCCAAGGACGATCCCAAGGCGCGCGAGCGCTTCCTCGGCATCATGCACAACCAGGCGACCCGCATGGCGCGCCTGATCGACGATCTCCTGTCGCTGTCGCGGGTGGAACTGTCGGCCCATGTGCGGCCCGACACCCTGGTCGACCTGCTGCCGATCATCCTCCAGGTGGCCGACGGGCTCGAGCCGCTCGCGCGCGAGCGCCAGGTCGATGTCGAGACCAATCTGCCGCAGGCGCCGGTGATGATCGCCGGCGACCGCGAGGAACTGCTGCGGCTGTTCGAGAACCTGATCGAGAACGCCCTCAAATACGGCGCTTCCGGCGGACGCGTCATCGTGTCGCTGACGGCGACGCCAGTCCCTGATGGAACTCAGGAAATCAAGGTCATGGTGCGCGATTTCGGGCCCGGCATCGCGCCGGAACATTTGCCACGCCTGACCGAGCGCTTCTACCGGGTTGATGTCGGCGACAGCCGCTCGCAGGGCGGGACGGGCCTCGGATTATCCCTTGTGAAACATATTCTTAACCGTCATCGCGGCCGGCTTTTGATCGAAAGCGTGCCCAAGCAGGGCGCCGTTTTCACCGCCTGTTTTCCCCAGGTGAAGACTTCCGTCGCAAGCTGA
- a CDS encoding lysylphosphatidylglycerol synthase domain-containing protein → MLEAIRRAMSFLRQKQILHKLGVVISVAVIGIACYVLYHMLRGIDSNEVIEAIKSTEPRQIAMAALFVAAGYFTLTFYDWFAVRAIGRAHVPYRINALAAFTSYSIGHNVGASVFTGGAVRYRIYSAYGLNAIDVAKICFLAGLTFWLGNAAVLGLGISYHPEAASAIDQLPPWLNRTIAMMIIVALVAYVVWVWTQPRVVGRGPWTVMLPGGPLTLLQIAIGIIDLGFCALAMYVLVPDEPNLGFVVVAVIFVSATLLGFASHSPGGLGVFDAAMLVGLWQMDREELLGGMLLFRVLYYLSPFVISVILLTFREVIIGARSKRLQQAALKLDPGPAREAAYVRERSDGGA, encoded by the coding sequence ATGCTGGAAGCCATACGCAGGGCGATGTCGTTTCTGCGCCAGAAGCAAATCCTGCATAAGCTTGGAGTTGTGATCAGCGTCGCGGTCATCGGCATCGCTTGCTATGTGCTCTACCACATGCTGCGCGGCATCGATTCCAACGAAGTGATCGAGGCGATCAAGAGCACCGAGCCGCGCCAGATTGCGATGGCGGCGCTGTTCGTGGCCGCGGGCTATTTCACCCTGACCTTCTACGATTGGTTCGCCGTGCGCGCGATCGGCCGCGCCCACGTGCCCTATCGCATCAATGCGCTCGCCGCCTTCACCTCCTATTCGATCGGCCACAATGTCGGCGCCAGCGTCTTCACCGGCGGTGCGGTGCGCTATCGCATCTATTCGGCCTATGGGTTGAACGCGATCGACGTCGCGAAGATCTGCTTCCTGGCCGGCCTGACCTTCTGGCTCGGCAACGCCGCCGTGCTCGGCCTCGGCATCTCCTATCATCCGGAAGCTGCCTCCGCGATCGACCAGCTTCCGCCCTGGCTGAACCGGACGATCGCGATGATGATCATCGTGGCGCTGGTCGCCTATGTGGTCTGGGTCTGGACCCAGCCGCGCGTGGTCGGCCGTGGGCCCTGGACCGTGATGTTGCCGGGCGGCCCGCTGACGCTGCTCCAGATCGCGATCGGCATCATCGATCTCGGCTTCTGTGCGCTCGCGATGTATGTGCTGGTGCCGGACGAGCCCAATCTCGGCTTCGTCGTGGTCGCCGTGATCTTCGTCTCGGCGACGCTGCTCGGCTTCGCCAGCCACTCGCCCGGCGGGCTCGGCGTGTTCGACGCCGCCATGCTGGTCGGCCTCTGGCAGATGGACCGCGAGGAGCTTTTGGGCGGCATGCTCCTGTTCCGGGTCCTCTATTATCTGTCGCCCTTCGTCATATCTGTAATCTTGCTGACGTTTCGCGAGGTTATCATCGGTGCCCGATCGAAGCGCCTGCAGCAGGCGGCGCTCAAGCTCGATCCAGGCCCGGCACGTGAAGCCGCCTATGTAAGAGAGCGCAGCGACGGCGGCGCCTGA
- a CDS encoding OmpA family protein: MKKLFRWASKWWPGLIPLAVMWGFAAWNNTLPVEAGLSARSSAALKDTVLDKTRIAVDGRDVSLAADAFSEEGRRDAVVAVENVPGVRLVDDLTRLVPEAKPFVWNAERDVVRVTLSGSAPLPSMKGRLMEAARKEVAGVEVADQMGLARGAPPRFEAAAMLLLDQIGKLKDGKITISDTKVNLSGMARDLGGREAIAAALKNLPEGFSIAGNDIKAPPYIFQAYKDPVAATVTLTGYVPDNNVHATIAMSASRKFFNEKVVDNLKASIGAPSAFNTAVVAALGALSRLSTGTLVVSDREVKLSGDALYEGAANDIRAGLGKDFPKTWQYKPEITVKPAAGPVDGTVCQQLFSELLAKGKIRFESKRADIDPDSAGILDHLIETALRCPTSNIEVAGHTDSDGEDSFNQALSEKRAQSVIDYLVKAGLPADRFTAVGYGSTQPVAGNDTDDGKAQNRRIEFLVR; this comes from the coding sequence ATGAAGAAGCTTTTCAGGTGGGCCAGCAAATGGTGGCCGGGGCTGATCCCCCTGGCCGTCATGTGGGGATTTGCGGCCTGGAATAACACCTTGCCGGTCGAGGCCGGCCTGTCGGCCCGCAGCTCGGCCGCCCTCAAGGACACCGTCCTGGACAAGACCCGGATCGCGGTCGACGGCCGCGACGTCAGCCTGGCGGCGGATGCCTTCTCCGAAGAGGGCCGCCGTGACGCGGTGGTCGCGGTCGAGAATGTTCCGGGCGTCCGCCTGGTCGACGACCTGACCCGCCTGGTTCCCGAGGCAAAGCCCTTCGTCTGGAACGCCGAGCGGGACGTGGTGCGGGTGACGCTGTCGGGTTCAGCGCCGTTGCCGTCGATGAAGGGCCGGCTGATGGAGGCGGCGCGCAAGGAGGTTGCCGGCGTCGAGGTGGCCGATCAGATGGGCCTGGCGCGCGGTGCGCCGCCGCGCTTCGAAGCCGCAGCCATGCTGCTGCTTGACCAGATCGGCAAGCTCAAGGACGGCAAGATCACGATCTCCGACACCAAGGTCAATCTGTCGGGCATGGCGCGCGATCTCGGCGGCCGCGAGGCGATCGCGGCTGCGCTGAAGAATCTGCCTGAAGGTTTCTCGATTGCCGGCAACGACATCAAGGCGCCGCCCTACATCTTCCAGGCCTACAAGGATCCGGTGGCAGCGACCGTGACGCTGACCGGCTACGTGCCTGACAACAATGTGCACGCCACCATTGCGATGAGTGCGTCGCGAAAATTCTTCAACGAAAAGGTCGTCGACAATCTCAAGGCCAGTATCGGCGCACCCAGCGCCTTCAACACCGCCGTGGTCGCAGCGCTCGGTGCGCTGTCGCGGCTGTCGACCGGCACGCTCGTCGTCTCCGATCGCGAGGTGAAGCTGTCGGGCGATGCGCTGTACGAGGGTGCCGCCAACGACATCCGCGCAGGCCTCGGCAAGGACTTTCCGAAGACCTGGCAGTACAAGCCGGAGATCACGGTGAAGCCTGCGGCGGGGCCGGTCGACGGCACCGTCTGCCAGCAATTGTTCTCGGAGCTGCTGGCCAAGGGCAAGATTCGCTTCGAGTCCAAGCGCGCCGACATCGATCCCGACTCCGCCGGCATTCTCGATCATCTGATCGAGACGGCGCTACGCTGTCCGACCAGCAATATCGAGGTCGCCGGCCACACCGATTCCGACGGTGAGGATTCCTTCAACCAGGCTCTTTCCGAAAAGCGCGCGCAATCGGTGATCGATTATCTGGTCAAGGCTGGCCTGCCCGCCGACCGCTTCACCGCTGTCGGCTATGGCAGCACGCAGCCTGTCGCCGGCAACGACACCGACGACGGCAAGGCGCAAAACCGCCGCATCGAATTTCTGGTGAGGTGA
- a CDS encoding polysaccharide deacetylase family protein, with amino-acid sequence MKQLRNNVIRAGLGALYFSGAHHLLRPLLSGVGAIFMLHHVRPARAGAFQPNRHLEVAPEFLRATLCHLRSREIDIVSMDELHERLVQGRFDRRFAAFTLDDGYRDNLDYALPVLREFDAPATVYVASDFAEGIGRLWWAALEAVIAATEQVDVQIRNSALRLDATTPAAKQATFDRLHDWLRALPGEHDLAREIEALCAKYNVDMAALCRSLCLSWGEVKEFAADPLVTIGAHTISHCNLAKQSEEIAAQEMAVSRVRIEHALDRPVQHFAYPYGDRDAAGDREFALAASAGFKTAVTTRPGMLFAEDAGHMTALPRVSLNGNYQDTRILPVLTSGAATAMWNGLRRIAAA; translated from the coding sequence ATGAAACAACTCCGTAACAACGTCATTCGCGCCGGGCTGGGAGCACTCTATTTCAGCGGGGCGCACCACCTGCTGCGCCCGCTTTTGTCGGGCGTCGGCGCCATTTTCATGCTGCATCACGTCCGACCGGCCCGCGCGGGCGCGTTCCAGCCGAACCGGCACCTCGAAGTTGCCCCCGAATTCCTGCGCGCGACCTTATGCCATCTGCGCTCGCGCGAGATCGACATCGTCAGCATGGACGAGCTGCATGAGCGGTTGGTGCAGGGCCGGTTCGACCGCCGCTTCGCTGCTTTCACGCTCGACGACGGCTATCGCGACAATCTCGACTATGCCCTGCCGGTGCTGCGCGAATTTGACGCGCCCGCGACCGTTTATGTCGCCAGCGATTTTGCCGAAGGCATCGGGCGACTGTGGTGGGCCGCGCTTGAAGCCGTGATCGCCGCGACCGAACAGGTCGACGTGCAGATCCGCAATTCCGCGCTGCGGCTCGACGCAACCACGCCCGCCGCAAAGCAGGCAACATTCGACCGCCTGCATGACTGGCTGCGCGCGTTGCCGGGCGAGCATGATCTCGCGCGCGAGATCGAAGCGCTCTGCGCAAAATACAATGTCGACATGGCCGCGCTGTGCCGCAGCCTGTGCCTATCCTGGGGCGAGGTCAAGGAGTTCGCCGCCGACCCGCTGGTGACGATCGGCGCCCATACCATCAGTCATTGCAACCTCGCCAAGCAAAGCGAAGAGATCGCAGCACAAGAGATGGCGGTGAGCCGCGTGAGGATCGAGCACGCGCTGGATCGCCCAGTGCAGCACTTCGCCTACCCTTATGGCGATCGCGACGCTGCCGGCGATCGCGAGTTCGCTCTCGCCGCATCCGCCGGCTTCAAGACCGCGGTGACGACACGGCCCGGCATGCTGTTCGCCGAAGACGCCGGCCACATGACCGCGCTGCCGCGCGTCTCGCTCAACGGCAATTACCAGGACACGCGGATTTTGCCGGTGCTGACCTCGGGCGCCGCGACCGCGATGTGGAACGGCTTGCGGCGGATCGCGGCGGCTTGA